The following coding sequences lie in one Arachis stenosperma cultivar V10309 chromosome 5, arast.V10309.gnm1.PFL2, whole genome shotgun sequence genomic window:
- the LOC130980797 gene encoding uncharacterized protein LOC130980797, with translation MVRDEWWNIGEGQFIDKLKALTVPLGKLHKEKFGDMDKKIQRFEEEINKVDDMVGNGVYDGTMEARRKALVTCCKQWYVRKEIHWKQMSCSRHANDMDKNTRYFHNLASARRRNNRIDALVINGRLIRNQARIKIAIREFYRDLYHQERSPVVGFRDGLVNQIGEEESSALERIPTLEEIKEAVWDCESSKAPGSNGYNMNFIKKCWDEIGTEFSTAILDFFRSSRLPSDSNITWSRPPADQHGRLHIQSNIQGDG, from the coding sequence ATGGTCAGAGACGAATGGTGGAATATTGGAGAGGGGCAGTTCATAGACAAGTTGAAGGCTTTAACGGTGCCACTAGGAAAATTGCATAAAGAAAAATTTGGTGACATGGATAAGAAAATCCAGCGCTTTGAGGAGGAGATCAATAAGGTAGATGACATGGTTGGGAACGGAGTCTATGATGGTACAATGGAGGCTAGAAGGAAGGCGTTAGTTACCTGTTGCAAGCAGTGGTATGTGAGGAAAGAGATACACTGGAAACAGATGTCGTGCTCCAGGCATGCGAACGACATGGATAAAAACACGAGGTACTTTCATAACTTGGCGTCGGCTAGAAGAAGGAATAATAGAATTGATGCCTTGGTGATTAATGGAAGGTTGATAAGAAATCAAGCTAGGATCAAGATAGCCATCAGAGAGTTTTACAGAGACTTGTATCATCAGGAGAGATCTCCAGTGGTGGGTTTTAGGGACGGACTGGTTAATCAGATTGGCGAAGAAGAATCGAGTGCTTTGGAGAGGATACCGACTTTGGAGGAAATTAAAGAGGCGGTTTGGGACTGTGAATCCTCTAAGGCTCCAGGTAGTAACGGGTATAATATGAACTTCATCAAGAAGTGCTGGGATGAGATTGGTACAGAGTTCTCGACAGCTATTCTAGACTTCTTTAGATCATCGAGATTGCCTTCTGACTCCAATATTACTTGGAGTAGACCTCCGGCCGATCAACATGGTAGGCTGCATATACAAAGTAATATCCAAGGTGATGGTTAG